The genomic DNA TGGGCGCCCTGGGTCGCCATGCTGCTGGCCTTTTCCGAATCGTTGCCGGTGATCAGCCTCCTGGTGCCGTCCACCGCCCTGCTGCTGGGAATGGGCCTGCTGATCGGCAATGGCACGCTGCCGGCCTGGCCGGTCCTGCTGGGCATCGTGGTGGGCGGCGTGGCGGGCGATGCCGTGGGCTTCTGGGCCTTCCGCTGGCAGGGACGGCGCCTGCTGCGCCGCTGGCTGCCGCGTCGCCAGTGGCGGAACTATGCCAGCGCGGTGCTGTTCTTTCGGCGCTGGGGCTGGATGGCGGTCTTCGCCAGCCGCTTCGTGGGTCCGGCCCGGGCCTTCGCTTCCGCCATCGCCGGCCTGTCGGGGATGCGGCAGAGCCATTTCCAGGCCGCCAACCTGTGTT from Roseomonas gilardii includes the following:
- a CDS encoding DedA family protein, producing MDALISGFEAWIRENAAWAPWVAMLLAFSESLPVISLLVPSTALLLGMGLLIGNGTLPAWPVLLGIVVGGVAGDAVGFWAFRWQGRRLLRRWLPRRQWRNYASAVLFFRRWGWMAVFASRFVGPARAFASAIAGLSGMRQSHFQAANLCSAIVWAPLLVMPGYLLDALGALFLRPGGWVILLLVAVPAIGGWSLLRRR